The Gemmatimonadota bacterium genome has a segment encoding these proteins:
- a CDS encoding chemotaxis protein CheD, translated as MVDGASLTVRERVVGMAAFAVSAEPSDRLVTYAVGTSLGIAIHDPVRRVGGLLHAMFPSSELDVEHARYNPAQFVDTGLQALFRAVYDLGGVKDRLVVKVAGGAWREDAFPLVAMQLGERNVEACRALLGRNGVRVAAEEVGGTESARTVMLDIASGDVTVRCGGRYVVI; from the coding sequence ATGGTGGACGGGGCGTCGCTCACCGTTCGGGAGCGCGTCGTGGGAATGGCCGCATTCGCCGTATCGGCGGAGCCCAGCGACCGACTGGTCACGTACGCCGTCGGGACCTCCCTGGGCATTGCCATCCACGACCCCGTGCGCCGCGTCGGCGGCCTGCTCCATGCGATGTTCCCGTCGTCAGAGCTGGACGTTGAGCATGCCCGGTACAACCCGGCGCAGTTTGTCGACACCGGTCTCCAGGCCCTGTTCCGTGCGGTGTATGACCTCGGTGGGGTGAAGGATCGCCTCGTCGTGAAGGTCGCGGGCGGGGCGTGGCGTGAAGATGCCTTTCCGCTGGTGGCCATGCAGCTGGGCGAACGCAACGTGGAGGCGTGTCGGGCGCTCCTTGGCCGCAACGGGGTGCGGGTGGCCGCCGAGGAGGTCGGCGGCACGGAGTCGGCACGCACGGTGATGTTGGATATTGCCTCCGGTGACGTGACCGTGCGGTGCGGCGGCCGGTACGTCGTTATCTAA
- a CDS encoding response regulator — MALTILLADGSAVMRSMLIRTLQLSGLPVDAVHQASSGDDALAAVRRDAFDVALIDLDLPGMDGASLVDAIRDHAPSSSLPCVVFAADGSDARVARVVDRGAGSIRKPFTPEQVRAAVLKVVGARTA; from the coding sequence ATGGCATTGACGATCCTCCTCGCGGATGGCAGCGCCGTGATGCGCTCCATGCTGATTCGCACCCTGCAGCTCAGCGGACTGCCGGTCGATGCGGTGCACCAGGCCTCGAGCGGTGACGATGCGCTGGCCGCGGTTCGGCGCGACGCCTTCGACGTCGCCTTGATCGATCTCGACCTGCCCGGGATGGACGGGGCGTCGTTGGTGGACGCCATCCGGGATCACGCGCCTTCGTCCAGCCTGCCGTGTGTCGTGTTTGCCGCCGACGGCTCCGACGCGCGGGTCGCGCGGGTGGTGGACCGTGGCGCTGGGAGTATCCGGAAGCCGTTCACGCCGGAGCAGGTCCGCGCGGCGGTCCTCAAGGTCGTGGGAGCCCGGACCGCGTAG
- a CDS encoding RNA polymerase sigma factor RpoD/SigA codes for MTDVKRRRRRTTPQGIAPSEPERDILDQYLYEVSTYPLLKGMEEIELARKIRAGDQDALQELVKRNLRFVISVAKKYQNRGLPLIDLIGEGNVGLLTAARKFDPDQGVKFISYAVWWIRQAILSSLARQGRTVRVPLNRTADLSRIIKASEILRQQLRREPTPDELSRLTGLSVDVVQSLAALNTGDVRLDAPMDPEGDRALIERFVADEMPDTEEEAMNRFLTDEIELALSTLPPRDAKVLRLYFGLEGGREHTLEEIGSMLGVTRERVRQLRDRALKRLREGDVGRALSSFAA; via the coding sequence ATGACCGACGTCAAGCGCCGCCGCCGCCGCACGACCCCCCAGGGGATCGCGCCGAGCGAGCCGGAGCGCGATATCCTGGATCAGTACCTCTATGAAGTCAGCACCTATCCCCTCCTCAAGGGGATGGAAGAGATCGAGCTTGCCCGGAAGATCAGGGCCGGCGATCAGGACGCCCTGCAGGAATTGGTAAAGCGCAACCTGCGCTTCGTCATCTCTGTCGCCAAAAAGTACCAAAACCGTGGCCTGCCCCTCATCGACCTCATCGGCGAGGGCAATGTCGGTCTCCTGACCGCCGCCCGGAAGTTTGACCCCGATCAGGGGGTCAAGTTCATCTCCTACGCCGTCTGGTGGATTCGCCAGGCCATCCTGTCGTCGCTCGCCCGTCAGGGGCGCACTGTCCGCGTTCCGCTCAATCGGACGGCGGATCTCTCGCGCATCATCAAGGCGTCGGAGATCCTCCGGCAGCAGCTCCGCCGCGAGCCGACCCCGGACGAATTGTCGCGCCTCACCGGACTCTCCGTCGACGTCGTCCAGTCGCTGGCCGCCCTCAACACCGGGGATGTCCGGCTGGATGCCCCCATGGATCCCGAAGGCGACCGCGCCCTGATCGAACGCTTCGTCGCCGACGAGATGCCGGACACGGAAGAAGAAGCGATGAATCGCTTCCTTACCGATGAAATCGAGTTGGCCCTCTCCACCCTGCCCCCAAGGGACGCGAAGGTCTTGCGCCTCTATTTCGGGCTCGAAGGTGGTCGGGAGCACACCCTCGAAGAAATCGGCTCCATGCTCGGCGTCACCCGCGAGCGCGTCCGTCAGCTTCGCGATCGCGCCCTCAAGCGCCTCCGCGAAGGCGACGTCGGTCGGGCACTCTCCAGCTTCGCCGCCTGA
- a CDS encoding ABC transporter ATP-binding protein, with protein MIVLDNVHKAFGPKKVLQGFSLEVQEGETMVIIGYSGTGKSVAIKHIVGLLHPDAGTVFVDGQEVPALPRRDLYELRAKIGYVFQFAALFDSMNIGENVAMGLRKRGTMTESEIQHRVAEVLDLVDLPNVEGKFPAELSGGMRKRVGLARAIALRPSYILYDEPTTGLDPVTSAVIDNLMVRMRDRLGVTSIVITHDMKSAFRVGTRIAMLYEGRVRQVGTVDEIRHSGDEVVRQFVEGRADLDESAGV; from the coding sequence TTGATCGTCCTCGACAACGTCCACAAGGCCTTCGGCCCCAAGAAAGTCCTCCAGGGCTTTTCCCTCGAAGTGCAAGAGGGGGAGACCATGGTGATCATCGGGTACTCCGGGACGGGGAAGTCGGTCGCCATCAAGCACATCGTCGGCTTGCTCCACCCGGACGCAGGCACGGTGTTTGTCGACGGCCAGGAGGTACCCGCCCTCCCGCGGCGCGATCTCTACGAACTGCGCGCGAAGATCGGATACGTTTTCCAGTTCGCGGCGTTGTTCGACTCCATGAACATCGGGGAAAATGTCGCGATGGGATTGCGCAAGCGCGGGACGATGACCGAATCGGAGATCCAGCACCGCGTCGCCGAGGTCCTCGACCTGGTCGATTTGCCTAACGTGGAAGGCAAGTTCCCGGCGGAGCTGTCCGGCGGCATGCGCAAGCGGGTGGGGCTGGCTCGCGCGATTGCCCTCCGCCCCTCCTACATCCTCTACGACGAGCCCACCACCGGCCTCGACCCGGTCACCTCGGCCGTGATCGACAACCTCATGGTCCGCATGCGCGACCGGTTGGGCGTCACCTCGATCGTGATCACGCACGACATGAAGTCCGCGTTCCGGGTCGGGACGCGCATCGCCATGCTGTATGAAGGGCGTGTCCGGCAGGTGGGCACCGTCGACGAGATCCGGCACTCCGGCGACGAGGTGGTGCGCCAGTTTGTCGAGGGTCGGGCGGACCTGGACGAGTCGGCGGGCGTCTAG
- a CDS encoding NUDIX hydrolase, whose translation MKGVSGRWAPSTRSGTPATRWCASLSRVGRTWTSRRASRMPRRGRRGRGSARPTSRRNAREEVSAGGVVVRRGEGASAYLVIRDSYKNWGFPKGHLEEGETAEQAALREVQEETGLDDLRMLAPLGAIDWHFQFRGRHIHKWCHFFLLESFGAATVPQADEGITECRWVELSAAMEMIAYDNARDVLRRAAEWVGAPGG comes from the coding sequence ATGAAGGGCGTGTCCGGCAGGTGGGCACCGTCGACGAGATCCGGCACTCCGGCGACGAGGTGGTGCGCCAGTTTGTCGAGGGTCGGGCGGACCTGGACGAGTCGGCGGGCGTCTAGGATGCCACGCCGGGGGCGGAGGGGGCGCGGGAGTGCTCGTCCAACGAGCAGGCGGAACGCCCGTGAGGAGGTGTCCGCCGGTGGGGTGGTCGTCCGGCGCGGGGAGGGCGCTTCCGCCTACCTCGTGATCCGGGACTCATACAAGAACTGGGGTTTTCCCAAGGGCCACCTCGAGGAGGGGGAGACCGCGGAACAGGCCGCGCTGCGCGAGGTGCAGGAGGAGACGGGGCTCGATGACCTGCGGATGCTCGCGCCACTGGGGGCGATCGACTGGCACTTCCAGTTCCGTGGACGCCACATCCACAAGTGGTGCCACTTCTTCCTGCTGGAGTCGTTTGGGGCCGCGACCGTGCCGCAGGCCGACGAAGGGATCACCGAGTGTCGCTGGGTTGAGTTATCAGCCGCCATGGAGATGATCGCCTACGACAATGCGCGCGACGTGTTGCGGCGGGCGGCCGAGTGGGTGGGAGCCCCCGGGGGATGA
- a CDS encoding helix-turn-helix transcriptional regulator, with translation MSRPTSPEFTVPLVPPCVVALANRDRARTALRHAFPRRLASLHIVRSRRDFVAAFHRRLVDAAIIDLASPTEDNVSALTLAREFPSTPFVGMTPLRPSDTSLAARAAAADFADLVVEQVDDSVFRQIVEEQAFTRRFARALAEPPDALQLNSRMQRQAWAVLVAHGGRPILTEVISLALGVSREHLSRAFSADGAPNIKRVIDLVRLIAAAELAKNPGYDVGDVADVLGFASSSHLSTAAIRIAGTRPTSLARLRAVDIIDRFARDRSRSRSLPDRPAST, from the coding sequence ATGAGCCGCCCCACCTCGCCGGAGTTCACGGTACCGCTGGTGCCGCCCTGCGTCGTGGCCCTGGCCAATCGCGATCGTGCGCGGACGGCGCTGCGCCACGCGTTTCCGCGGCGCCTTGCGTCGCTCCACATCGTCCGCTCGCGACGCGATTTCGTCGCCGCGTTCCATCGGCGCCTTGTGGACGCGGCCATTATCGACCTCGCGTCGCCCACCGAAGACAACGTGAGCGCGCTTACCCTGGCCCGTGAGTTTCCCAGTACGCCGTTTGTGGGGATGACCCCGCTTCGACCGTCGGACACCAGCCTGGCCGCGCGCGCCGCGGCGGCCGACTTCGCCGACCTTGTCGTGGAGCAGGTGGACGATTCGGTGTTCCGTCAGATCGTCGAGGAGCAGGCGTTTACCCGTCGCTTCGCTCGTGCCCTCGCGGAACCGCCGGACGCCCTCCAGCTCAATTCGCGCATGCAGCGGCAGGCATGGGCTGTCCTCGTGGCCCATGGGGGTCGGCCCATCCTCACGGAGGTGATCTCGCTCGCCCTCGGTGTGTCGCGTGAGCATTTGAGTCGGGCGTTCTCCGCCGACGGGGCGCCGAATATCAAGCGGGTGATCGACCTCGTGCGCCTGATTGCCGCGGCGGAGTTGGCGAAGAATCCGGGATACGACGTGGGGGACGTCGCTGATGTCCTCGGCTTTGCTTCCTCGTCACACTTGAGCACGGCGGCGATTCGCATCGCCGGGACCCGCCCGACCTCTCTCGCGCGGCTTCGAGCCGTCGACATCATCGACCGCTTCGCCAGGGACCGCAGCCGGTCCCGGAGCCTCCCCGACCGGCCGGCGTCAACGTGA
- a CDS encoding F0F1 ATP synthase subunit alpha produces the protein MASETILRPGEIKDILLREIEAADLHGIDVDEVGTVLEVKDGVARIYGLKKAMAGEMLDITAKETGNQVTAVALNLEEDNIGAVVLGDYLQLKEGDEVRRTSRVLEVPVGPALVGRVVNPLGEPVDGRGPIVATMQRRVESPAPGIIVRQPVKEPMQTGIKAIDSMIPIGRGQRELIIGDRGTGKTAIAIDTIINQKGTGVICVYVAIGQKASTVASVVERLKQAGAMEYTIVVVAAASDPAPMQYIAPYSGAAMAEYFMYHEGKPTLCVYDDLSKQAAAYRQLSLILRRPPGREAFPGDVFYLHSRLLERAAKLREDADVVDNKMIFKPGGSLTALPIIETQAGDVSAYIPTNVISITDGQIFLETDLFFANVRPAINVGISVSRVGGSAQIKAMRSVAGRLRLDLAQYRELEAFAAFASDLDAATKKQLERGARTVEVLKQPQYSPMVVEQQVMVIYAVTNGFIDEVPVNKIRAWELGFHEFMAAQYPQVGEAIRKEKALSKDTEEALKRGIAAYQKVAK, from the coding sequence ATGGCGTCTGAAACCATCCTTCGCCCCGGCGAAATCAAGGACATCCTCCTCCGCGAGATCGAAGCGGCGGACCTGCACGGCATCGACGTCGATGAAGTGGGGACTGTCCTCGAAGTGAAGGACGGCGTCGCACGCATCTACGGCCTCAAGAAGGCAATGGCCGGCGAGATGCTCGACATCACGGCCAAGGAGACGGGGAACCAGGTCACCGCCGTCGCGCTGAACCTCGAAGAGGACAACATCGGCGCGGTCGTCCTCGGCGACTACCTGCAGTTGAAGGAAGGGGATGAAGTTCGACGCACGTCGCGCGTGCTCGAAGTGCCGGTGGGTCCTGCGCTGGTCGGGCGCGTCGTGAATCCGCTTGGTGAGCCCGTCGACGGACGCGGACCGATTGTCGCGACGATGCAGCGGCGCGTGGAGTCGCCCGCGCCCGGCATCATCGTTCGGCAGCCGGTGAAGGAGCCGATGCAGACGGGGATCAAGGCGATCGACTCCATGATCCCGATCGGCCGCGGCCAGCGCGAGCTGATCATCGGCGACCGCGGCACGGGCAAGACGGCGATCGCGATCGACACGATCATCAATCAGAAGGGCACCGGCGTTATCTGCGTCTACGTGGCTATTGGTCAGAAGGCGTCGACGGTGGCCTCGGTGGTGGAGCGCCTCAAGCAGGCCGGCGCGATGGAGTACACGATCGTCGTCGTCGCCGCCGCATCCGATCCGGCCCCGATGCAGTACATCGCGCCCTACTCGGGCGCGGCGATGGCCGAGTACTTCATGTATCACGAGGGCAAGCCGACGCTGTGCGTGTACGACGACTTGTCGAAGCAGGCCGCGGCGTATCGCCAGCTGTCGCTCATCCTGCGCCGTCCGCCGGGTCGTGAAGCCTTCCCGGGCGACGTCTTCTATCTCCACTCACGCCTCCTCGAGCGCGCGGCCAAGCTGCGCGAGGACGCGGACGTGGTGGACAACAAGATGATCTTCAAGCCGGGTGGCTCGCTGACGGCGTTGCCGATCATCGAGACGCAGGCGGGCGACGTCTCCGCGTACATCCCGACGAACGTCATCTCGATCACCGACGGCCAGATCTTCCTCGAGACCGACCTGTTCTTTGCGAACGTGCGCCCCGCCATCAACGTCGGCATTTCGGTGTCGCGCGTCGGTGGTTCGGCGCAGATCAAGGCGATGCGCTCCGTCGCGGGACGCCTCCGTCTCGACCTGGCGCAGTATCGCGAGCTCGAAGCCTTTGCGGCCTTTGCCTCCGACCTGGACGCAGCCACCAAGAAGCAGCTGGAGCGCGGGGCGCGCACGGTGGAAGTGCTCAAGCAGCCGCAGTACTCGCCGATGGTGGTCGAGCAGCAGGTCATGGTGATCTATGCGGTGACCAACGGCTTCATCGACGAAGTGCCGGTCAACAAGATCCGCGCATGGGAGCTGGGCTTCCACGAATTCATGGCCGCGCAGTACCCGCAGGTGGGCGAGGCGATCCGCAAGGAGAAGGCGCTCTCGAAGGACACCGAAGAGGCACTCAAGCGCGGGATTGCGGCGTACCAGAAGGTGGCGAAGTAG
- the atpG gene encoding ATP synthase F1 subunit gamma, whose protein sequence is MAKGRELKGRIKTVENTKKITRTMEMVATSKMKRAQDRVVAARPYATSLTDVISSLYNAELAERFPLLRQPAQVRKAAVILLTTNRGMCGGFNANLLREARGLLATLREQGTEPELHVVGRKGIGYFRYVGQALAVSRTDITDRPTADDAASLVDALMAQFVSGAIDAVYVVYANFKSAIATPPSTMKVLPVDPPARKGQMPDYLLYPSADAIVTELLPAYVRNAIYRALVETVAGEQGARRTAMKNATDNATEVLGVLRRTYNRARQANITQEIAEIVGGAAALE, encoded by the coding sequence ATGGCTAAAGGTCGCGAGCTCAAGGGCCGCATCAAGACGGTCGAGAACACGAAGAAGATCACGCGCACCATGGAAATGGTCGCGACGTCGAAGATGAAGCGCGCCCAGGATCGCGTCGTTGCGGCGCGTCCGTACGCGACCTCGCTCACCGACGTCATCTCTTCCCTGTACAACGCCGAGCTGGCCGAGCGCTTCCCGCTCCTCCGCCAGCCCGCGCAGGTCCGGAAGGCGGCCGTCATCCTCCTGACGACCAATCGCGGGATGTGCGGCGGCTTTAATGCGAACCTCCTGCGCGAGGCGCGTGGGCTCCTTGCTACCCTGCGTGAGCAGGGGACCGAGCCCGAGTTGCACGTCGTGGGCCGCAAGGGGATCGGCTACTTCCGCTACGTCGGTCAGGCGCTCGCGGTCAGCCGGACGGACATCACCGACCGTCCGACCGCCGACGACGCCGCCTCGCTGGTCGACGCCCTCATGGCGCAGTTTGTCAGTGGCGCGATCGACGCCGTGTACGTGGTCTACGCCAACTTCAAGTCGGCCATCGCCACGCCGCCGTCCACGATGAAGGTGCTTCCCGTGGACCCGCCGGCGCGCAAGGGCCAGATGCCGGACTACCTGCTCTACCCCTCGGCCGACGCCATCGTCACCGAACTGCTCCCGGCCTACGTGCGCAACGCGATCTACCGCGCCCTGGTCGAGACGGTGGCCGGTGAGCAGGGCGCTCGCCGTACCGCCATGAAGAACGCGACGGACAACGCTACCGAAGTGCTCGGTGTCCTCCGTCGCACGTACAACCGTGCTCGTCAGGCCAACATCACGCAGGAAATCGCCGAGATCGTCGGCGGTGCCGCTGCGCTCGAGTAA